In Alicyclobacillus macrosporangiidus CPP55, a single window of DNA contains:
- a CDS encoding electron transfer flavoprotein subunit beta/FixA family protein, translating into MNILVCLKQTFDTEERIVVENGRVKEDGVKFIINPYDEYAVEEALRLKEEHGGEVTVVSVGPSRFEEAIRTALAMGADEGILADDPALFGDEYTVAKVLAAIIRQRPFDIILAGNQAVDDGSGQVAVRLAEELGIPHISTLTKLVIEGNQVTGYRDAEGDVEVVQATLPVLVTAQQGLNEPRYPSLIGIRKASKKPLTHVTAADLGLNPEEIRPRTKVVDTFLPKPKQAGKILQGELQEQVRELIQSLRTVDKVIG; encoded by the coding sequence GGATGGCGTGAAATTCATCATCAACCCGTACGACGAATATGCGGTGGAGGAAGCGCTTCGCCTGAAGGAGGAGCACGGCGGCGAGGTCACCGTGGTATCCGTGGGGCCCTCCCGGTTTGAGGAAGCCATCCGCACGGCCCTGGCGATGGGGGCCGACGAAGGCATCCTGGCCGACGATCCGGCGCTGTTTGGCGACGAGTACACGGTGGCCAAGGTGTTGGCCGCCATCATCCGGCAGCGGCCGTTTGACATCATCCTGGCCGGCAACCAGGCTGTCGACGACGGTTCCGGGCAGGTGGCGGTACGCCTCGCGGAAGAGCTCGGGATCCCGCACATCTCCACGTTGACGAAGCTGGTGATCGAGGGGAACCAGGTCACCGGGTACCGGGACGCGGAGGGTGACGTCGAGGTGGTGCAGGCGACGCTTCCGGTGCTGGTGACCGCGCAGCAGGGCTTGAATGAACCCCGGTATCCGTCGCTCATCGGCATCCGCAAAGCCAGCAAAAAGCCACTGACCCACGTCACAGCAGCGGACCTCGGCCTGAACCCGGAGGAAATCCGGCCGCGCACGAAGGTCGTGGACACGTTCCTGCCCAAGCCGAAGCAGGCGGGCAAGATCCTGCAAGGGGAGCTGCAGGAACAGGTCCGCGAGCTGATTCAGTCGCTGCGCACGGTCGACAAAGTCATTGGCTGA